The Gemmatimonadaceae bacterium DNA segment TGTCCCGCCCGAGCTTGTAAGAGCGTGGTAGTACATCCCGACCGTCGTGGAGAACTGCGAGAAGGCGACGATCTTCGCGTCCCCGTGCTGGCGACGCAGCGCGCGAAGGTGCTCGATGCGGGCGAAGTCGGCGGCCGAATCGCGCGGCAACTTCGCGAGCAGCTCGCTCAGCGCGTGCTCGTGCTTCAGGACCGCCTCGAGCAACCCGGCCGACTGCGGCGGATTCTCGGAGGCAAGCAGCCCGGCGAAGCTCAGCTGCACGGATCCTTCGGCGTACGTCCATGCCGCGAGCTCGCTGCGGGTCGGATAACGGCCCGCCTCCAACGCCTGCCGGAGCCCGATCGCTTTCGCCAGCCGCCGGCGCAACCCCTCCAGAAGTGCCGCGTCGCTCGACGCCCAGAGGCGAACGAGCGTGTGCGTGACCATGGCGGCCGCGATGCCGCCATCCTTGGGGGGAATCGGAGGGGGAAGCGCCAGCAGCCTTCGGAGCAGTCGCGCATTGCGCGGGAGCTCGAGACGCACGGGCTGGCGCACGCGTGGAAACGAGCCCACCGCTTCGTGCTGGCCGCGGCGCACGATGAAGCGCGCGATCTCCCCATCCGGCAGACCCCGCGCCGCCGAGCCGAGGAAGAGCGCGAAGAGCGCTCCCATGTCCGCGGCTTTGTTGTGGAGCGGAGTGGCGGAGACCAGGAGGACACGCGAGCGCGCGGCGAGCTTGGTGAGCGATCGGTAGCGCGCGCTGGAAGGCGTTCGGAAATGGTGCGCCTCGTCCACGATGACCAGATCGTTTTCCCGCCCGGCTGGAACCGAGCGACTCAACGATTCCATTGAAACGAACCGGATCGCGACGCCGGCTCTGCGCGCTGAGTCGAGCCACATCGGCCGGAGCGAAGCCGGAGCCACGACGAGCGGGCGCGCATGCAAACGAGCGACGGCCAGCGCCACGTAAGTCTTGCCGAGCCCGACTTCGTCGCACAGCAACGCTCCGCCGTGTCTCTCGATGATCGCGCGAAGGCGCCGCGTGGCGTCCACCTGATGGCCGCGCAGCGTCACAGCTCCCAGGACAGGGGAAACGTCGTCCGCGCGCAGCCATTCGCCGGCGATGATCCGGCGAACGACGTCGGGATGCGCGGGCGCTAACCCGTCCACGCTAGCAGCGGCTCGACGTCGGCGAAGCGGACGCAGTACGCTCCGAGCACGACCTCGAGCAGCTCGCGGGAATCACCGCCGCCGTCCATCATGGACCGGGCGACGGCGGGGAGCGTCGCGCACGCCGCGCTCCAGTCCCTGGGAAGCGGCAGCAGCGCCATGGTCCAGCCGAGGTAGCGGTGGTATCCGCCGCGCGCGGGCTCGGCGACCAGGTTGAGCCAGGCCGCGGCCAGGTCGCTGTTCAGAATTGCGGCGAAGGTGAGCGCTTCACGCTCGTCCCTGCATCTGACCACGTAACACGTATTCAGCGGGACTGCTTCGTCGCCTTGCGCGAGCACGGCGGCGCGCGGGCGCTTTCCGACATCGGCCCAGACGACGCGCGGCAGATCGCAGGCGGCGCCGTCCGTGCGGAACAGCGACCACCAGCGCTCGCTGGAGCGACCGTCGGTGCGTGCCTCGAGCCGCGCGCGGTAATGATCCAGCCACTGTCTCGCGTGTTGCGGGAGAGAGCGCAGCGCACGGCCGTCGCAGCCGTGTGTCCAGATCAGCTGGGTGCCGGGGCGCGCGCAGCGCCAGGGCGCGATGTGCTCGCCCTTGATCGCGGGGCGCAGGAGAGCTGTTTCCATCGCACCCGTACGGTCACCGCTTCGGATCAGCGTGGTTGCGCGGTCGTGCCCGCCATCCGTCGTGACTACGAAGGCTTCGTTGCAGCCCGACTTCACGCCGAGCAGCGGACGCGCCAGACGAGTCTCCGCGAGCGGAACGCCGGCGGCACGCAGCCTGTCGAACGCGCCTCGAACGTCGGGCGGAGTGAGGATCCACGGGCTGCCCGTCGTGCCGTCGAGCGGAATTCGCGCGGTCTGCGCGTGCCACGCGAACTTCGTGGCGCGCCGGTGCACGGCGCAGCGGGTGAGACTTCCGCTCTCGGGAGTGGACGTGCGCGCTACGAGCAGCGACGGATAGACCGCCGCGTCGAATGCGACGGGCGCGCCGCTCAGGTCTTCCAGCGTGAGGATCGCGGTCTCGTTTCGCAGCAGTGCGCGGACGCCGCCGCCGGCGAGCGAGGACCAGAGCTTGGCGGGGAGCAGAAGCGCCGCGATTCCGCCCGGACGGAGCAGAGTCAGTGATCGCTCGACGAAGAGAGCCGCCATGTCGACCTGCGAGCCGAAGCCGGCGCCCGCGCGCGCGGCTTCGGCGCCGGCCGTCCAGGCCGATCCCCTGAACACGCGGAACTCCTCGCGCAGGCGGGCGCGCATTGGCGCGGGAATGCGGTGCAGGCGGATCCACGGCGGGTTACCGGCGACGAGATCGAAGCCGCCGGCGTCGGCGACCTCGGAAAAGTGAGCCGCGAACGAAAAGGGCAACGCGGCGCCGGCGAGCAGATTCCGGTTCCGTTGTCTCAGCTCGCGCAGTGCGCAACGAATGTCCAGGAGCGCCCGGCGGGTGTCCGCGCCGGGCGGTTGACGGCCGCCGAAAAGGTCGCGCGCGCGCGCGGACAGCAGCAGCTCGCGCCGCGCGCTCTCCAGCGCTTTCATCTCGCCGGCAAGCGCGGCGATCGCCAGCGCTCGCTCGGTCCGATCCAGCAGTCGCGCAAGCGTCTTTCTGCGGGGGCCGCGGGACCGCGTGTAGCGAAGCCGCAGACGTGAGACCGCGCGGGACGGGACGCGGTCTGCCGCGCCGAACGTGCCGCCCGTGAGCGTGTCGCCGACACGGATCTGCCGGTCGAGGTTGGGCAGCGGCGTGATCGAGCGAATCCCCTCGTCCCGCTGCTCCATCACCATGGCGAGCCAGAGGCGCAACTCGCACAGCCAGACCGCCATCGGGTTGGAATCCACGCCGAAGATGGAAGTCGTCAGAGTCGAGCGGGTGACGTCGCCCGCGGTTCGTCCATCTCCGCACGCGGCGGCGAGCCAGCTCAGCTCTCCGAGGGCGTAGACGAGAAACGCTCCCGAGCCGCACGCCGGGTCGAGCAGGCGAAAGCAGCGCAATCGTTCCAGCAGGGTGGCGCGGGCGGCGCACGGGACCTCGCGTCTCGCCAGCAACGATTCGATCTCCTCGCTGGACACGGCTTTGTCCGCGAGCGCATGCGCCAGAGCTTCGCGCATCACCCGCTCGACGAGCGCTTGCGGGGTGTAGAACGCGCCGGAAGACTTGCGTTCCGGAGGCGCCATCAACGACTCGAAAGCCTTGCCGAGCATCTCGGGATCGACGGCCGCCTCGGACCATTCGCTCGAATCCTCGCGCGGGGTGAAGCGATGGCGGCAGAGCAGCTCGCCGTAGAGAACGCCGATCGCTTCGTCGGGGAATTCGACCGCCCGCGCTCGGCGCTCGAGGGCGCTCCGGGAGAACAGTCCGCCGTTGAGAAAGGGAACGTCGCCGAACCCGCGCGCGCGGGCGCTTCTGGCGCGCGGCGGAGTGTTGAGCGTTCCGAAGAAGAGCGGCAGCAGGACGCGGCGGTGATATCGGCCACCGTCAGCCATGCAATCGGCAAAGCCGTTGGCGAGAAAGCCGTGATTGCCGTTGAGCCAGCCCTGCGTCTCGAGAAAGGAGAGGAACAGGAGCCGCGACACGTACAGCAGCGAAAGCTCGCGGGAATCCGCCGATCCCAGCGAGCTAGTCGTTGACTGCGCGAGCGATTCGACAACCCGCTCCAGTGTGAGATAGAAGCGGCGCGTGAGAGCCTCGCGGCCCAGTACCTCCGTCCACCGGCAGTGCATCAGCACGTCGATCTGCGCGCGTGCCGACGAGAGCGCGCAGAGGGTCTCGGCGTCGCTGTCCAGCACGTTCGCGCGCTCGCAGAGCAGCGCGCGGGTGCGGGGCGGATGTCGCTCGTGCGAAAACGCGGCAACGGCGACGTGCGCTCGGTCCGCGTCGATCGCGAGCAGCAGCCAGAGCAGCTGCGGCGCGTGCGAGGAGAGGCGCGACGCGGTTCGCGTGAGCGCGTCCTTCAGCGGGACGGATTGTGTCACGTCGAGAATCAGCGCGCGCGTGGAGCCTGGCCCGCGGCTGATCCGAACCTCGGCGACAGCGGAAGGAATCCCGATGGCCTCGCGTGTGGCTCTGTCCAGACGGCGGGCGGGTCCCGGGAAGCCCAGCTCGCGGGCGATGGACGCGAGCTGGTCGAGCGACGATGCCGCGGAGAGCAGGGCGCGGGCGCGGCTGAGCGAGAGCACGGTGCACTATCGGCAACACGCGCTCAGCCCCAGTCATCGTTTTGTTACCCGCATTGTCCGATCTAGCTGGCTACGTAGTCCCTTTCCTTCCAGCTCACATTGCGCCCGCGCGCTATCGCGCGTACGTAGATGAACAGCGCCATCGCGGCGCCAAGCGGATACAACAGGGCAAGAAACACCGATTCCCCCGCGTCCCTATAGAATTTCATCCACAGCAACACGGTCGCTGCCGTGGCGACAGCCGCCCAGACGAGAACCGGGTAAGACGCGAACCCGAGCGCCGCGAGCCCGAGCGTGACCGGCGGCAGCAGGTTGAACAGCGGAGGAAAGACAAGTCCGAGCGGGAAGATCCAGCGCGGAACACGCGGCGGCATGGCGTGCATTCCTCCGGCGTACACGTTCTTCCCCCAGCCGGCGATCATCTCGCGCAGCGACGAGTACATGCGGGTCGAGAGCTGCTCGCGCCCCTCGATGAACACGACTTTCCTGCCGAGGCGATGGAACCGCTGCGCCAGCAGCAGGTCCTCGGCCACGGTGTGCTTCACGGCTTCGTGCCCGCCCGTCTCGCCGTACACCGCGCGCGGGATCACCAGGTACTGGCCGTTGGCGATCTTGCGCCACGCGTGCTTCGAGCGGTTGATCTCCTCGGTGCCGCCGTACCAGGCGTTGAGCATCCCGAATACCTGCGCCTGCACCAGCTTCTCCCACAGCGTCACCATCTCCTGCCTGCCGGAGACGGTGAACAGGTCGGCCTCGAGCGCGCGCATCGCGTTGATCGTGCGCGGGATGAGATCGGGCGCGTGCTCGGTGTCGGCGTCGGTGAAGCAGAGGATTTGCCCGCGCGCGCGCGACTTGCCGGTCCAGCACGCCCACTGCTTGCCGAACCAGTCGGCCGGGAGCGGCGGAGTTTCGATCACAGTGGCCCCGAGCCCGGCCGCGATCGCGCCGGTGCCGTCGGTGGACTGATCGTCCACGACTATCAGCTCGACGTTGGGATAATCAGTGGAGAGGATCGAGCGCACGCAGCGCCCGATGTTGCGCGCCTCGTTCCGCGCCGGGACGATCACCGAGACCAGCGGCGCGTCGCGCGGCGGCTCGGCCGTAAACTCGTCGAGCGTGCGCGAGCGCCGCATCCGCAGCACCATCCCGATGGGCAGCAGCACCCACGGCAAAGCCGCGAGCAGTGCGATCCGAATTGAGGTCACTGGAAAAAACTAGCGGGGCGTCGCAGTGGCGACGCCCCGCTAGATCCGCCGAACCCGCGCCAGGTTACCGCCGGCTCCCTCT contains these protein-coding regions:
- a CDS encoding DNA methyltransferase, with the protein product MLSLSRARALLSAASSLDQLASIARELGFPGPARRLDRATREAIGIPSAVAEVRISRGPGSTRALILDVTQSVPLKDALTRTASRLSSHAPQLLWLLLAIDADRAHVAVAAFSHERHPPRTRALLCERANVLDSDAETLCALSSARAQIDVLMHCRWTEVLGREALTRRFYLTLERVVESLAQSTTSSLGSADSRELSLLYVSRLLFLSFLETQGWLNGNHGFLANGFADCMADGGRYHRRVLLPLFFGTLNTPPRARSARARGFGDVPFLNGGLFSRSALERRARAVEFPDEAIGVLYGELLCRHRFTPREDSSEWSEAAVDPEMLGKAFESLMAPPERKSSGAFYTPQALVERVMREALAHALADKAVSSEEIESLLARREVPCAARATLLERLRCFRLLDPACGSGAFLVYALGELSWLAAACGDGRTAGDVTRSTLTTSIFGVDSNPMAVWLCELRLWLAMVMEQRDEGIRSITPLPNLDRQIRVGDTLTGGTFGAADRVPSRAVSRLRLRYTRSRGPRRKTLARLLDRTERALAIAALAGEMKALESARRELLLSARARDLFGGRQPPGADTRRALLDIRCALRELRQRNRNLLAGAALPFSFAAHFSEVADAGGFDLVAGNPPWIRLHRIPAPMRARLREEFRVFRGSAWTAGAEAARAGAGFGSQVDMAALFVERSLTLLRPGGIAALLLPAKLWSSLAGGGVRALLRNETAILTLEDLSGAPVAFDAAVYPSLLVARTSTPESGSLTRCAVHRRATKFAWHAQTARIPLDGTTGSPWILTPPDVRGAFDRLRAAGVPLAETRLARPLLGVKSGCNEAFVVTTDGGHDRATTLIRSGDRTGAMETALLRPAIKGEHIAPWRCARPGTQLIWTHGCDGRALRSLPQHARQWLDHYRARLEARTDGRSSERWWSLFRTDGAACDLPRVVWADVGKRPRAAVLAQGDEAVPLNTCYVVRCRDEREALTFAAILNSDLAAAWLNLVAEPARGGYHRYLGWTMALLPLPRDWSAACATLPAVARSMMDGGGDSRELLEVVLGAYCVRFADVEPLLAWTG
- a CDS encoding glycosyltransferase, which codes for MTSIRIALLAALPWVLLPIGMVLRMRRSRTLDEFTAEPPRDAPLVSVIVPARNEARNIGRCVRSILSTDYPNVELIVVDDQSTDGTGAIAAGLGATVIETPPLPADWFGKQWACWTGKSRARGQILCFTDADTEHAPDLIPRTINAMRALEADLFTVSGRQEMVTLWEKLVQAQVFGMLNAWYGGTEEINRSKHAWRKIANGQYLVIPRAVYGETGGHEAVKHTVAEDLLLAQRFHRLGRKVVFIEGREQLSTRMYSSLREMIAGWGKNVYAGGMHAMPPRVPRWIFPLGLVFPPLFNLLPPVTLGLAALGFASYPVLVWAAVATAATVLLWMKFYRDAGESVFLALLYPLGAAMALFIYVRAIARGRNVSWKERDYVAS